In one Chryseobacterium camelliae genomic region, the following are encoded:
- a CDS encoding cytochrome-c peroxidase, whose protein sequence is MKNTLSWVLVLLLIVSLLNNCLSSKVQRDITQKKSFIAKLRELYASGDRSKWPAPMLDEEAKPYFSEIGHLPEVQFPQDNPYSSEKAFLGKTLFYDPRLSGSNQIACASCHDPELGWCDNRMVSFGHDRQLGTRNAMSILNTAYATTLFWDGRAASLEEQSQMPIQDKKEMSEHVEIAAGKIARIKGYEILFEKAFGDKTVTKERITKAIATFERTIKSTPSKFDRFIDGETHLFTDDEVMGLHLFRTKAQCVNCHNSGYFSNNRFENIGTSLLNSKEEDLGRYLMTKNPDDVGKFRVPGLREVVRTYPWMHNGSFTSLTDIIQIYNKGNPEPYKNRSTVHNGITLNSQKSDMLRLLDLTDEEVAQLEAFLGTLSTKNERIQPPALP, encoded by the coding sequence ATGAAGAATACGCTAAGCTGGGTTTTAGTTCTACTTCTTATCGTTTCACTTTTAAACAACTGTCTGAGCAGTAAAGTTCAGAGAGATATTACTCAAAAAAAGTCCTTTATTGCGAAATTAAGGGAGTTGTATGCTTCGGGAGACCGCTCAAAATGGCCTGCTCCAATGCTGGATGAAGAGGCAAAGCCTTATTTTTCAGAAATAGGACATCTTCCTGAAGTGCAGTTTCCACAGGATAATCCTTACTCTTCAGAAAAAGCTTTTCTGGGAAAAACATTATTTTATGATCCGCGTCTTTCCGGTTCCAATCAGATTGCTTGTGCTTCTTGTCATGATCCTGAATTGGGTTGGTGTGACAATAGAATGGTTTCTTTTGGACACGACAGGCAATTAGGAACCCGAAATGCCATGAGCATTCTCAATACGGCATATGCTACCACCTTGTTTTGGGATGGTCGTGCCGCATCATTGGAAGAGCAGTCTCAAATGCCGATTCAGGATAAAAAAGAAATGAGTGAACATGTTGAGATTGCTGCGGGTAAAATTGCCAGAATAAAAGGCTATGAAATATTATTTGAGAAAGCTTTCGGAGATAAAACAGTTACAAAAGAAAGAATTACAAAAGCAATTGCTACGTTTGAAAGAACAATAAAAAGTACTCCAAGCAAATTTGACAGGTTTATTGATGGAGAAACTCACTTATTTACAGATGATGAAGTAATGGGGCTTCATCTTTTCCGTACAAAAGCACAGTGTGTAAACTGCCATAATTCGGGATATTTTTCTAATAATCGTTTTGAAAATATCGGAACATCCTTATTAAATTCAAAAGAGGAAGATTTAGGAAGATATTTGATGACTAAAAACCCTGATGATGTAGGCAAATTTCGTGTTCCGGGCTTAAGGGAAGTTGTACGAACATATCCTTGGATGCACAATGGGTCTTTTACATCCTTAACAGATATTATTCAAATCTATAACAAAGGAAATCCCGAACCCTATAAAAACCGGTCTACGGTGCATAACGGAATCACATTGAACTCCCAGAAGTCTGATATGCTGAGACTCTTGGATCTCACGGATGAAGAAGTTGCCCAATTGGAAGCCTTTTTAGGAACCTTATCTACAAAAAACGAGAGAATTCAGCCTCCTGCTTTACCTTAA
- a CDS encoding MFS transporter, with protein MNNLEKAGIFLSRLSVFAQLYLFQALLPLVSEYFNTGAGNSSLLISSSTIGMAIGLFFFAFKADAYPRKRLMTFSLLTSALLTIVSVWISNLSILIAFGFFKGFVISGVSAVALAYFSQNIYLLILGLAIFTLCFFSAHTMDSQLVALRAKSGKSSATSLYWLFYYSGSSILGSGTGYLLHATSWNFFVSLLIFILFIVFILSRKLPFIF; from the coding sequence ATGAACAATTTAGAAAAAGCAGGCATATTCTTATCCAGACTTTCTGTATTCGCACAGCTTTATCTTTTTCAGGCTCTTTTGCCTTTAGTAAGTGAATATTTCAATACAGGAGCCGGAAACAGTTCTCTTCTCATATCTTCTTCTACCATTGGAATGGCTATAGGTCTTTTTTTCTTTGCCTTCAAAGCAGATGCTTATCCCAGGAAACGGCTTATGACCTTTTCTCTTCTTACTTCTGCTCTTCTTACGATTGTCTCTGTCTGGATTTCCAATCTCAGCATTTTAATTGCTTTCGGTTTTTTTAAAGGTTTTGTGATTTCCGGTGTTTCAGCGGTTGCCCTTGCTTATTTTTCACAAAATATTTATCTGTTAATTTTAGGATTAGCAATATTTACTTTATGTTTCTTCTCGGCTCATACGATGGACAGTCAGTTGGTAGCTCTCCGGGCGAAATCCGGAAAATCCTCTGCTACTTCCCTGTATTGGTTGTTTTATTATTCTGGTTCCAGTATTTTAGGAAGTGGAACTGGTTATTTACTGCATGCTACATCATGGAATTTTTTCGTAAGCTTACTCATTTTCATTCTATTTATTGTTTTTATTTTATCAAGGAAGCTCCCCTTTATTTTCTAA
- a CDS encoding aminotransferase class I/II-fold pyridoxal phosphate-dependent enzyme, with translation MNIDFTTATFKDFENIPDLDMMERASIYYDFLDYMKSNGHRYRLQNNTGCSSVMSVTAGNATKEFISFVTSDYLGFTQHPKVKQAAIEGIEKFGAGTAATPLIGGYYSYHNDLEEKIASFFGRKQEEAVIFTTGYTANSATLQILLQKEDIAIVDMAVHASVYEGCILTNRKTFPHNNLEALEQILKTSENQYRTKLVVVDGVYSQDGDTAPIEEIYHLVKKYNAYLMVDDVHGVGILGKTGRGTIENTGLLDKIDIITGTFSKTFGNLGGYVIANKKLTNFIRFQSRQQIFSATTPPPTATGIIKAIELIDEEPQWRMKLWDNINYFKKGLDDMGLDTGTTCSAVIPVKIGDPHITGDVGRLLLGHGIYTNPIIYPAVARKDARIRMSMTATHEREHLDKTLNAFEDIKNKMHIAKK, from the coding sequence ATGAACATAGATTTCACAACCGCAACTTTCAAAGATTTTGAGAATATTCCGGATTTGGATATGATGGAACGTGCCAGTATTTATTATGACTTTTTAGATTATATGAAATCTAACGGGCATCGCTACAGATTACAAAACAATACAGGATGCAGTTCAGTAATGAGCGTTACTGCAGGAAACGCTACAAAAGAATTCATAAGCTTTGTTACGAGTGATTATTTAGGATTTACACAGCATCCTAAAGTAAAGCAAGCTGCCATTGAGGGAATAGAGAAATTTGGTGCAGGTACTGCTGCCACTCCGCTTATCGGGGGGTATTATTCCTATCATAATGATTTGGAAGAAAAAATTGCTTCTTTTTTCGGAAGAAAACAGGAGGAAGCAGTAATTTTTACTACAGGATATACTGCAAACAGTGCCACTTTACAGATTCTGCTTCAGAAAGAAGATATTGCAATTGTAGATATGGCAGTACATGCAAGTGTTTATGAAGGCTGCATTTTAACAAATAGAAAAACGTTTCCACATAATAACCTAGAAGCTTTAGAACAAATTTTAAAGACCTCGGAAAATCAATACCGTACCAAATTAGTTGTTGTTGACGGAGTATATTCTCAGGATGGAGATACGGCACCGATTGAAGAAATATATCATTTGGTAAAAAAATATAATGCATATTTAATGGTTGACGATGTACATGGAGTAGGGATTTTAGGAAAGACAGGGAGAGGAACCATTGAAAATACGGGGCTGCTGGATAAAATTGATATCATTACGGGAACATTCAGCAAAACATTTGGTAATCTGGGAGGTTATGTAATTGCCAATAAGAAATTGACTAATTTCATCAGATTTCAATCTCGTCAGCAGATATTTTCTGCAACCACCCCGCCTCCTACTGCTACAGGAATTATCAAAGCCATTGAATTAATAGATGAAGAGCCGCAGTGGCGCATGAAGCTTTGGGATAACATCAACTATTTCAAAAAAGGATTAGATGATATGGGATTGGATACAGGAACTACCTGCTCTGCAGTGATACCCGTAAAAATCGGAGACCCGCATATTACTGGAGATGTAGGGAGGCTTCTTTTAGGTCACGGAATATATACCAATCCGATTATATATCCCGCAGTGGCGAGAAAAGATGCGCGTATAAGGATGAGTATGACGGCAACACACGAGAGAGAGCATCTTGATAAAACATTAAACGCGTTTGAGGATATCAAAAATAAAATGCATATTGCAAAAAAATAA
- a CDS encoding TetR/AcrR family transcriptional regulator encodes MPRKVVQGPIRDKEKTKQKLLAAVGKILRVKGYSGLKVSKIAAVAGFDKKLIYEYFGSTDKLIDEYIKSQDYWSRVNQENVEVDISDGGKELSKMAILSQFENLKKNKELQKIILWGLSENKAILKKIADEREEMGEMLFSNIVDPYFGEEDAVRYRAITALLVSGAYYLNLYTGYNAQKFCGIDLKTEEGRQEIEKAIVEIIDFAYSKKEK; translated from the coding sequence ATGCCTAGAAAAGTTGTACAAGGTCCTATCAGAGATAAAGAGAAGACCAAACAAAAACTATTAGCCGCAGTTGGAAAAATTTTACGTGTGAAAGGGTATTCCGGACTAAAAGTAAGTAAAATTGCTGCAGTAGCGGGATTTGATAAAAAACTGATCTACGAGTATTTCGGAAGTACGGATAAGCTGATTGATGAGTATATTAAATCTCAGGATTACTGGAGCAGAGTAAATCAGGAAAATGTAGAGGTTGATATTTCCGATGGAGGTAAAGAATTGTCTAAAATGGCTATTCTGAGCCAATTTGAGAATCTGAAAAAAAATAAGGAACTTCAGAAAATTATACTTTGGGGACTGTCTGAAAACAAGGCTATCCTTAAGAAAATAGCAGATGAAAGAGAAGAGATGGGAGAGATGCTTTTTTCAAATATTGTAGATCCTTATTTTGGTGAAGAAGATGCTGTAAGATATCGTGCGATTACTGCACTCCTTGTTTCCGGAGCTTACTATCTTAACCTTTATACAGGATATAATGCTCAAAAATTCTGTGGAATCGATCTGAAAACAGAAGAAGGAAGACAGGAAATTGAAAAAGCCATCGTTGAAATCATTGACTTCGCTTACAGTAAAAAAGAAAAATAA
- the dnaX gene encoding DNA polymerase III subunit gamma/tau produces MENFIVSARKYRPQEFDTVVGQSHITDTLEHAIEENQLAQALLFCGPRGVGKTTCARILARKINEKDGSVSEDGFAYNIYELDAASNNSVDDIRELIDQVRFAPQVGKYKVYIIDEVHMLSSAAFNAFLKTLEEPPAHAIFILATTEKHKIIPTILSRCQIYDFKRIIIEDIQEHLRKIAQKENIQYEDDALYLIAQKADGALRDALSIFDRLSTFSQKNITLAKAAEVLNILDYDQYLNIVDLAKENKIPEVLFAFNEIVKKGFDPHIFIAGLGNHFRDLMMAQNASTIELIEVGEQTKVKFVEQAQKWNAQQLIDAIEICNHADINYKNSKNPRLTVEIALMQLASLTANGDVTKKKSS; encoded by the coding sequence ATGGAAAATTTTATTGTATCTGCAAGAAAGTACCGCCCACAGGAGTTTGATACCGTTGTTGGGCAATCTCACATTACAGATACTTTAGAACACGCTATTGAAGAAAATCAATTAGCTCAGGCTTTGCTTTTCTGCGGACCGAGAGGAGTGGGTAAAACCACTTGTGCCAGAATTTTGGCAAGAAAGATTAATGAAAAAGACGGGTCTGTTTCAGAAGATGGTTTTGCCTATAATATCTATGAACTGGATGCGGCATCTAACAACTCTGTAGATGATATCCGGGAATTGATAGATCAGGTTCGTTTTGCTCCTCAGGTAGGTAAATACAAAGTATATATCATTGACGAGGTTCATATGTTGTCTTCTGCAGCTTTCAATGCATTTCTTAAAACATTGGAAGAACCGCCTGCACATGCTATTTTTATCTTGGCAACTACTGAAAAGCATAAGATCATTCCAACGATTTTGTCGCGTTGTCAGATTTATGATTTCAAAAGAATTATCATTGAAGATATTCAGGAGCATCTTAGAAAAATTGCTCAGAAGGAGAATATACAATATGAAGATGATGCCTTGTATTTAATTGCACAAAAAGCAGACGGAGCATTAAGAGATGCGCTTTCTATTTTTGACAGGCTTTCTACTTTCTCCCAGAAAAACATTACGTTGGCTAAAGCAGCAGAAGTATTGAATATTCTGGATTATGATCAGTATCTTAATATCGTTGATTTGGCAAAAGAAAATAAAATTCCAGAAGTTTTGTTTGCCTTCAACGAGATTGTAAAAAAAGGATTCGATCCGCATATCTTTATTGCTGGGCTGGGAAATCATTTCAGAGATTTGATGATGGCTCAGAATGCTTCTACCATTGAGTTGATTGAAGTTGGAGAACAGACGAAAGTTAAATTTGTGGAGCAGGCTCAGAAATGGAATGCTCAGCAGTTAATTGATGCTATAGAAATTTGCAATCATGCAGACATCAATTACAAAAACTCAAAAAACCCTAGGCTTACTGTAGAAATTGCTTTGATGCAGTTGGCTTCTTTAACGGCTAATGGAGACGTTACAAAAAAAAAAAGTTCATAA
- a CDS encoding chorismate mutase — protein sequence MNLKDLKNDWINEFAQPMMIAGPCSAESEAQMLETARRMKETNAQVPVFRAGIWKPRTKPNGFEGVGVIGLNWLKKVKEEYGFKTATEVANAHHVFAALEADVDILWIGARSTVNPFTVQEIAQALRGTDKIVLVKNPVNPDLALWVGALERLLGQGIKNLGVIHRGFSTYQKTKYRNNPNWQIALDFKSQFPNIPMLIDPSHICGNRTGLADITQEALNVGYQGAIIESHSNPDEAWSDAAQQITPEVLAELIGNLKVRNTNLAGFEGEMGRHRTLISDLDFQLIELLSQRMKISEKIGKLKKENDIAIFQPERWKVITEYAIQKALETGMSQEFIEKVFKAIHEESIEVQNNIMINK from the coding sequence ATGAATTTAAAAGATTTAAAAAATGACTGGATCAATGAGTTTGCTCAGCCCATGATGATTGCAGGACCATGCAGTGCGGAAAGTGAAGCTCAGATGTTGGAAACGGCAAGGAGAATGAAAGAAACCAATGCTCAGGTGCCGGTTTTCCGTGCAGGAATCTGGAAACCACGTACAAAACCCAACGGATTTGAAGGAGTAGGAGTAATTGGCCTGAACTGGCTGAAAAAAGTGAAGGAAGAATACGGTTTTAAAACTGCAACGGAAGTTGCCAACGCACACCACGTTTTTGCAGCTTTGGAAGCTGATGTAGATATTCTTTGGATCGGAGCCCGTTCTACAGTAAATCCTTTTACCGTTCAGGAAATTGCTCAGGCTTTGAGAGGAACAGATAAAATTGTTTTGGTGAAAAACCCGGTAAATCCGGATTTGGCGTTGTGGGTAGGTGCTTTGGAAAGGCTTTTGGGACAAGGTATTAAAAATCTGGGAGTTATTCACAGAGGATTCTCTACGTACCAAAAAACAAAATACAGAAATAATCCGAACTGGCAGATTGCTTTAGACTTTAAAAGCCAGTTTCCTAACATTCCAATGCTGATTGATCCGTCACATATTTGCGGAAACAGAACAGGTTTGGCAGATATTACCCAGGAAGCACTGAACGTAGGTTACCAAGGTGCTATTATCGAATCTCATAGTAATCCTGATGAAGCCTGGAGCGATGCTGCTCAACAAATTACTCCGGAAGTTCTGGCAGAATTAATTGGTAATTTAAAAGTCAGAAATACAAATCTGGCAGGATTTGAAGGAGAAATGGGAAGACACAGAACATTGATTTCAGATCTTGATTTTCAGTTAATTGAATTGCTTTCTCAAAGGATGAAGATTTCTGAAAAAATCGGGAAGCTTAAAAAAGAGAATGATATTGCGATTTTCCAGCCGGAACGTTGGAAAGTAATTACTGAATACGCGATTCAAAAAGCATTGGAAACGGGAATGTCTCAGGAATTCATAGAAAAAGTCTTCAAGGCAATTCATGAAGAATCTATTGAAGTTCAGAATAATATTATGATAAACAAATAA
- the rsgA gene encoding ribosome small subunit-dependent GTPase A encodes MKGKVIKSTGSWYQVLELETGKIFEARIRGKFKLIKTRLTNPLAVGDFVEFQLEQDDVAWITKIEPRRNYLIRKSVNLSKEAHIIASNIDLACFIFTLKHPETSLGFLDRFLACCEAYNITPLLLFNKIDVLSEEEIEIVKDMEFLYNEIGYDSLEISSYSKLNLDQLQDILVDKTSVFFGHSGCGKSTLVNALQPGLNLKTSEISDTHLKGKHTTTFAQMHFWDFGGNVIDTPGVREFAMIDIEKEEVQHYFPEIFKKREECKYHNCLHVNEPKCAVLDALETGEIQHSRYSTYIKLMEEADEASLK; translated from the coding sequence ATGAAAGGAAAAGTCATTAAATCTACAGGAAGTTGGTATCAGGTTTTAGAATTGGAAACCGGAAAGATTTTTGAAGCCAGAATTCGTGGAAAATTCAAATTGATTAAAACCAGACTTACCAATCCGCTTGCTGTGGGAGATTTTGTTGAATTCCAGCTGGAACAGGATGATGTTGCCTGGATTACGAAAATAGAACCGCGCAGAAACTACCTGATTAGAAAATCTGTAAACCTTTCAAAAGAAGCTCATATTATCGCATCAAATATTGATTTGGCGTGCTTTATCTTTACGTTAAAACATCCTGAAACCTCTCTTGGTTTTCTGGATCGTTTCTTGGCATGCTGTGAAGCTTATAATATTACCCCTTTGCTCTTATTCAATAAAATTGATGTGTTGAGTGAAGAAGAGATTGAAATTGTAAAAGATATGGAATTCCTTTATAACGAAATTGGATATGATTCTTTGGAAATCTCTTCATACTCAAAATTAAACTTAGACCAACTACAGGATATTCTTGTTGATAAGACTTCTGTTTTTTTCGGACACTCTGGATGCGGGAAGTCTACATTGGTCAATGCTTTGCAGCCGGGACTGAATTTAAAAACTTCTGAAATATCAGATACCCATTTAAAAGGAAAACATACCACTACTTTTGCGCAGATGCATTTTTGGGATTTTGGCGGAAACGTAATCGATACACCCGGAGTTCGTGAATTTGCCATGATTGATATCGAAAAAGAAGAAGTACAGCATTACTTCCCGGAAATTTTCAAAAAAAGGGAAGAATGTAAATACCACAATTGTCTTCATGTGAATGAACCGAAATGTGCCGTTTTGGATGCCCTGGAGACGGGAGAGATTCAACATTCCAGATATTCTACCTATATAAAATTGATGGAAGAGGCAGATGAAGCTTCTTTAAAATAA
- a CDS encoding nucleoside-diphosphate kinase: MSNITFTMIKPDAVADGHIGAILGKISEGGFKIKALKLTQLTVADAKKFYEVHAERPFYGELVEFMSSGPIVAAVLEKDNAVEDFRTLIGSTNPAEAAEGTIRKMFARSIGENAVHGSDSNENALIEAQFHFSGREIF, from the coding sequence ATGTCTAACATTACATTCACTATGATTAAGCCGGATGCTGTTGCAGACGGACATATCGGTGCGATATTAGGTAAAATCTCTGAAGGGGGCTTTAAAATCAAAGCTTTAAAACTGACTCAGCTTACCGTTGCTGATGCTAAAAAATTCTATGAAGTACACGCTGAAAGACCATTCTATGGAGAATTGGTAGAATTTATGAGCTCAGGACCAATTGTAGCTGCTGTTTTGGAAAAAGATAATGCAGTTGAAGATTTCAGAACTTTAATTGGTTCTACCAACCCTGCAGAAGCTGCAGAAGGTACAATCAGAAAAATGTTTGCAAGAAGCATCGGAGAAAATGCTGTGCATGGTTCTGATTCTAATGAAAATGCTCTTATTGAAGCACAATTTCATTTTTCAGGAAGAGAAATTTTCTAA
- a CDS encoding alpha-L-fucosidase — protein sequence MKNKLTRTFLLGTLLAVSNLNAQKNLPAQKKMEWFQDAKLGIFIHWGIYSVNGISESWSFFNNYINHENYMKQLNGFSASQYRPEDWVQLIKDSGAQYSVITTKHHDGVALWNSKAEKSTTIPQNALAKKDVLSPFIAELKKSGLKTGLYYSLPDWSHPYYDIKTRTEKRYDIKSDTKRWQNYITYYQTQLNELSNQYQPDLLWFDGDWEHSSEEWHAPETLENLKKYNSNIIINSRLNNHGDYETPEQGIPVISPESKFWELCYTMNDSWGFQPFDNHYKTPNMIVRTLADVISMGGNLLLDIGPKADGSIPAEQIEILRDLGRWTSKHKEAVYETRKGLPFENYKGKSAISKDEKKLFLYLEEAKDFTKIYGLNTFPIAVKIIGDNNAKVDFKADGNRNLAVHFSNIKFDQDVTVVELSFNEKISFSNPVKKETLSLQSILEDKNTKNSVFEIAEQLYDGKNIFNNSGLTNDGLNMKIPTNSKTNKETLSWISKHSEALFETGKGLPNGHYSGMSALSKDRQTLYLFVEGTPTGPIALKGIKNNISRIRIVGEGSMINHNIYNKLYWSDRPGIVYIDIPKERLDKNITVIAVLLDKPVELYREKVGAIESNL from the coding sequence ATGAAAAATAAACTGACCAGAACTTTTTTATTAGGTACACTTTTAGCCGTTTCCAACCTCAATGCTCAAAAAAATCTACCTGCTCAAAAAAAAATGGAATGGTTTCAGGATGCCAAACTGGGAATTTTTATTCATTGGGGAATCTATTCCGTAAATGGTATTTCCGAGTCCTGGTCTTTTTTCAATAATTATATCAATCATGAAAACTACATGAAGCAACTGAACGGTTTTTCAGCTTCACAGTATCGCCCCGAAGATTGGGTTCAGCTTATTAAAGATTCCGGAGCCCAATATTCTGTTATTACCACTAAACACCATGATGGTGTCGCTCTCTGGAATTCCAAAGCCGAAAAGTCAACTACCATCCCTCAGAATGCTTTAGCCAAAAAAGATGTTCTAAGTCCATTTATTGCAGAACTTAAAAAATCCGGATTAAAAACCGGTCTCTACTACTCTCTTCCCGACTGGAGCCACCCTTATTATGATATTAAAACCAGAACTGAAAAAAGATACGATATAAAAAGCGACACTAAACGCTGGCAAAATTATATTACCTATTATCAAACCCAATTAAATGAGCTTTCAAATCAATATCAACCTGACCTTTTATGGTTTGATGGAGACTGGGAACACAGTTCAGAAGAATGGCACGCTCCGGAAACTCTTGAAAATTTAAAGAAATACAATTCCAATATCATTATCAATTCAAGGCTTAACAATCATGGTGATTATGAAACCCCGGAACAGGGAATTCCTGTCATCAGCCCGGAAAGCAAATTTTGGGAGCTTTGCTACACCATGAATGATTCCTGGGGATTCCAGCCTTTCGACAATCATTATAAAACGCCTAATATGATCGTAAGAACACTGGCAGATGTTATCAGTATGGGGGGAAATTTATTATTGGACATCGGACCAAAAGCAGACGGAAGCATTCCTGCCGAACAGATTGAAATTTTGCGAGATCTTGGAAGATGGACCTCCAAGCATAAAGAAGCGGTTTACGAAACAAGAAAAGGCCTACCATTTGAAAATTACAAAGGAAAATCTGCCATTTCAAAAGATGAAAAAAAATTATTTCTATACCTCGAAGAAGCTAAGGATTTCACAAAAATATATGGTTTAAATACATTTCCGATAGCTGTCAAAATTATTGGAGACAACAATGCTAAAGTTGATTTTAAAGCTGATGGTAACAGAAATTTAGCCGTACATTTTTCAAATATAAAATTTGATCAGGACGTTACTGTTGTAGAACTTAGCTTCAACGAAAAAATTAGTTTTTCCAATCCTGTAAAAAAAGAGACACTTTCTCTTCAAAGTATTTTAGAAGATAAAAACACAAAAAACTCCGTTTTTGAAATTGCGGAACAGCTTTATGACGGAAAAAATATATTCAACAATTCAGGATTAACCAACGATGGACTGAATATGAAAATCCCAACAAATTCAAAAACAAATAAAGAGACTTTAAGCTGGATCAGTAAGCATTCCGAAGCTCTTTTTGAAACCGGAAAAGGGCTACCTAACGGACACTATTCAGGAATGAGTGCGCTATCAAAAGATCGACAAACCCTTTATCTTTTTGTGGAAGGAACTCCGACAGGTCCTATCGCTTTAAAAGGGATTAAAAACAATATCTCCAGAATCCGTATTGTTGGTGAAGGATCTATGATTAATCACAATATTTATAACAAACTCTACTGGAGCGACAGACCCGGAATTGTTTATATTGATATCCCTAAAGAAAGGCTGGATAAAAACATAACCGTAATCGCTGTTTTACTTGATAAACCTGTTGAATTGTATCGGGAAAAGGTAGGAGCCATAGAAAGCAATCTGTAG
- the rpe gene encoding ribulose-phosphate 3-epimerase → MKTKLIAPSLLSADFGNLQKDIEMLNNSQADWLHVDVMDGRFVPNISFGFPVMKTIQQHAKKFVDVHLMIVEPEKYVEEFINHGADLVSVHYEACTHLHRTIHHIQSLGAKAGVVLNPSTPVLMLEDIIADVDLVLLMSVNPGFGGQKFIENTYKKIAETKDLILSNNSTALIQVDGGVNLDNASKLFEAGADVLVAGNAVFSTENPEKTIELLKI, encoded by the coding sequence ATGAAAACGAAGCTTATTGCTCCTTCCCTTTTATCCGCAGACTTCGGGAATCTGCAAAAAGACATTGAAATGCTTAACAATTCTCAGGCAGACTGGCTTCACGTAGATGTGATGGACGGAAGATTTGTTCCCAACATCTCATTTGGCTTTCCGGTGATGAAAACGATTCAGCAGCATGCTAAAAAATTTGTAGATGTACACTTAATGATCGTTGAACCGGAAAAGTATGTTGAAGAATTCATCAACCACGGCGCAGATTTAGTTTCTGTTCATTATGAAGCTTGTACCCACCTTCACAGAACCATTCATCATATTCAAAGTTTAGGTGCGAAAGCAGGAGTTGTTTTAAATCCTTCCACCCCTGTTTTAATGCTGGAAGATATTATTGCCGATGTAGATTTGGTATTATTGATGAGTGTAAATCCGGGATTTGGAGGACAGAAATTCATTGAAAATACTTACAAAAAAATCGCTGAAACCAAAGATCTGATTCTGAGCAACAACTCTACTGCTCTTATTCAGGTAGACGGAGGGGTTAACCTTGACAACGCTTCTAAACTTTTCGAAGCCGGAGCTGATGTATTGGTTGCTGGTAATGCAGTATTTTCAACTGAAAATCCTGAAAAAACCATTGAATTACTAAAAATCTAA